A genomic region of bacterium contains the following coding sequences:
- a CDS encoding DNA polymerase III subunit alpha gives MPFKNFVHLHVHTEYSLLDGACRLDSLVKRARELRMPALAMTDHGVMYGAIEFYHTCLKHGVKPIIGMEAYIASGSRLDKKSNHGMKDAAYHLTLLAKNFTGYRNLVALTSIGFLQGFYYRPRIDKEVLAKHSEGLIGLSACLHGEIPMSLQKGEMPLARQLAEDYQQLFGKGNFYLEIMDQNLPVQGAVNRGLIDLSREVGIPLVATNDVHYLRREDALAQEALLCLQTGTNLTDENRMRMSTQEFYLKSGDEMESLFHEIPEAAHHTTEIANHCNLEMPTGRIQLPNYPVPADVIAQLPQETEEEKTGTLDAYLGHLCQAGLQRCFGDPVPAVHERLDYELGVIRKMGYAAYFLIVWDFISYARTQGIPVGPGRGSVAGSLTAYLLGITDIDPMKYGLIFERFLNPERISMPDIDVDFSDTGRENVIRYVTQKYGQENVAQIITFGTMAARAAVRDVGRVLNLPYDKVDRIAKLIPQVPDITIDRAMEQVPELREKYQGDEPIRKLLDVARALEGQVRHASTHAAGVVISRDPLMDLVPLCRTKAGRGSIKDGTTDDATLTTQYAMESLERLGLLKMDFLGLRTLTIIEDTLEEVYWQTNEKLDIKQIPLEDEKTFELLSAGRTAGVFQLESSGMRDLLKRLKPRSLEEICALIALYRPGPMAIIDEYIMRKQGRVPIRYTHPLLEPILKETYGTIVYQEQVMQIAVVIGGFTYGQSDLLRRAMGKKNPEIIEQQRDRFVSGAHAKKIAPEVAEEIFDYMARFGEYGFNKSHSLAYALLAYQTAYLKANFPLAYMSALLSNEMGSTDKVSQYLMECRSMEIAILPPDVNASRDRFAVEKDAIRFGLAAIKNVGTGAAQVVHLEQEANDSFTSFEDFCNRVDVKTVNARAIESLIKAGAFDFTQQARNILLQNMPQMLSSAQKWQVEKDQGQVNMFEHLDDTISMEIKNIPAETEKERLANEKEVLGFYLSGHPLEEFQKLLETFRTTTTLKVDRLNEGQSLVVGGVVVGIRHSMTKRKEAMLRFSLDDGEGMVEVIVWPDLLGRHKTYLVKDAMLFVVGKLDRSGDESKVVATDIVPLSHAYSQLTKKLRLLITVTTGIDQLESLKSILLKHSGPVPVVLHLQTTHHGEVIESLPERFGVTVTLSLLEALTGLIDSSRIKIQGIHRGK, from the coding sequence ATGCCGTTTAAAAATTTTGTCCACCTGCATGTTCATACCGAGTATTCCCTGCTGGACGGTGCCTGCCGTCTTGATTCGTTGGTGAAACGTGCCCGTGAGCTGCGCATGCCGGCTCTGGCCATGACAGATCACGGCGTTATGTATGGTGCCATTGAGTTTTATCATACCTGCCTCAAGCATGGTGTTAAACCCATCATCGGAATGGAAGCCTATATTGCCAGCGGTTCCAGGCTGGACAAAAAAAGCAATCATGGCATGAAAGACGCAGCCTACCATCTTACCTTGCTGGCAAAAAACTTTACCGGGTATCGAAATTTGGTGGCATTAACCAGTATTGGGTTTTTGCAGGGATTTTATTACCGGCCGCGGATTGACAAGGAAGTTTTGGCCAAGCATAGTGAGGGACTGATCGGTTTAAGTGCCTGCCTGCATGGTGAGATTCCAATGAGTCTTCAAAAAGGCGAGATGCCGTTGGCCCGGCAATTGGCGGAAGACTATCAGCAATTGTTTGGGAAGGGTAATTTTTATCTCGAAATCATGGATCAGAATCTTCCGGTGCAAGGGGCGGTGAATCGCGGTTTGATTGATCTTTCCCGCGAAGTGGGTATTCCTTTGGTGGCAACCAATGATGTTCACTATCTTCGGCGCGAGGATGCTCTGGCGCAGGAGGCATTGCTTTGTTTGCAGACCGGGACAAATTTGACGGATGAAAACCGGATGCGTATGTCCACTCAGGAATTTTATTTAAAATCCGGCGATGAGATGGAATCCTTGTTTCACGAGATACCTGAAGCGGCCCATCATACAACTGAAATTGCCAATCATTGCAATTTGGAAATGCCGACAGGCAGGATACAGCTTCCGAACTATCCTGTCCCGGCCGACGTTATTGCTCAACTCCCGCAGGAAACGGAGGAGGAGAAGACAGGAACGCTGGATGCTTATTTAGGGCATTTGTGTCAAGCAGGATTGCAGCGTTGTTTTGGGGACCCTGTACCGGCGGTTCATGAACGACTGGACTATGAGCTGGGGGTTATCCGGAAAATGGGATATGCCGCTTATTTCCTTATTGTCTGGGATTTTATCAGTTATGCACGTACGCAGGGGATTCCGGTAGGTCCCGGCAGGGGATCTGTAGCAGGCTCTTTGACAGCCTATCTTCTCGGCATCACTGATATTGATCCCATGAAATATGGGCTTATTTTCGAAAGGTTTTTAAATCCGGAGCGAATCTCCATGCCGGACATTGATGTTGATTTTTCCGATACCGGACGGGAAAACGTTATTCGATATGTTACTCAAAAATATGGCCAGGAAAACGTGGCTCAGATCATTACGTTTGGCACCATGGCTGCCCGGGCTGCGGTGCGGGATGTGGGACGTGTTTTGAACCTTCCCTATGACAAGGTTGACCGTATTGCCAAGTTGATTCCGCAAGTTCCGGATATAACCATTGATCGTGCCATGGAGCAGGTACCGGAGTTGCGTGAAAAATACCAAGGCGATGAACCTATCCGGAAATTACTGGATGTGGCACGTGCGTTGGAGGGACAGGTGCGGCATGCGTCCACCCACGCGGCCGGCGTTGTGATTTCGCGTGATCCGCTGATGGACTTGGTCCCGCTTTGCCGGACCAAAGCCGGCCGCGGCAGCATAAAAGACGGGACAACCGATGACGCGACCTTGACAACCCAGTATGCCATGGAATCATTGGAACGTCTGGGGTTGTTGAAAATGGATTTTTTAGGGTTGCGAACGCTTACAATTATTGAAGATACACTCGAAGAAGTGTATTGGCAGACAAATGAAAAATTAGACATAAAACAAATTCCTTTGGAAGATGAAAAAACTTTTGAGTTGCTCAGTGCCGGGCGGACTGCCGGTGTTTTCCAGCTTGAATCATCCGGGATGCGCGATCTTTTGAAACGATTAAAACCGCGTTCTTTAGAAGAAATTTGTGCGCTGATTGCCCTCTACCGGCCGGGTCCCATGGCGATTATTGATGAGTATATTATGCGCAAACAAGGCCGGGTGCCGATTCGGTATACCCATCCTCTATTGGAACCCATTCTCAAGGAAACATATGGAACCATTGTTTACCAGGAACAGGTGATGCAAATTGCGGTGGTAATCGGCGGTTTTACCTACGGACAATCCGATCTGCTCCGTCGCGCCATGGGGAAGAAAAATCCGGAAATCATTGAACAGCAGCGGGACCGGTTTGTAAGCGGCGCCCATGCAAAAAAAATCGCACCGGAGGTGGCGGAGGAAATTTTTGATTATATGGCGCGTTTTGGAGAATATGGTTTTAATAAATCACACAGTCTTGCCTATGCGCTTCTGGCATATCAGACCGCTTATTTAAAAGCAAATTTTCCTCTGGCCTATATGTCTGCGTTGCTTTCCAATGAAATGGGGAGCACGGATAAGGTTTCCCAATACTTGATGGAATGCCGCAGCATGGAGATTGCCATCCTGCCGCCGGATGTCAATGCAAGCCGGGACAGATTTGCCGTGGAAAAAGATGCCATTCGCTTCGGATTGGCTGCAATAAAAAATGTCGGGACCGGTGCGGCCCAGGTGGTCCACTTAGAGCAGGAAGCCAATGATTCTTTTACTTCTTTTGAGGATTTCTGTAACCGGGTGGATGTGAAGACAGTGAATGCACGGGCGATTGAAAGTCTTATCAAAGCCGGTGCTTTTGATTTTACACAACAGGCCCGTAACATACTTTTGCAGAACATGCCGCAGATGTTGTCTTCTGCGCAAAAGTGGCAGGTGGAAAAAGACCAGGGACAGGTTAATATGTTTGAGCATCTGGATGATACGATTTCCATGGAGATTAAAAATATTCCGGCTGAGACGGAAAAAGAACGGCTTGCCAATGAAAAAGAGGTTTTAGGATTTTATCTTTCCGGTCATCCGCTGGAGGAGTTTCAAAAACTGCTGGAGACATTTCGTACTACCACCACGTTGAAGGTTGACAGATTGAACGAGGGGCAGTCCCTGGTGGTGGGTGGTGTGGTGGTCGGGATTCGGCACAGCATGACCAAGCGCAAGGAGGCGATGCTCCGTTTTTCATTGGATGATGGTGAAGGGATGGTAGAGGTGATTGTCTGGCCGGATCTTTTGGGGAGGCATAAAACCTATTTAGTCAAGGATGCGATGCTGTTTGTGGTGGGCAAGCTTGATCGCAGCGGGGATGAAAGTAAGGTAGTGGCCACGGATATTGTGCCGTTGAGTCATGCGTATTCTCAGCTTACTAAAAAACTCCGTTTGCTCATTACCGTGACCACCGGGATCGACCAATTGGAGTCTTTGAAATCCATTTTATTGAAACATAGCGGGCCGGTGCCGGTGGTACTCCATTTGCAAACCACGCATCATGGTGAGGTTATCGAGTCTTTGCCGGAACGTTTTGGAGTGACCGTTACATTGTCGCTGCTGGAAGCCTTGACAGGATTGATCGATAGCAGCCGGATTAAAATTCAGGGAATTCATCGCGGGAAATAA
- a CDS encoding secondary thiamine-phosphate synthase enzyme YjbQ, with product MPKTDTDWKVMTKEITVPTRGKDHIIDVTEAVRDLVRKSGVAEGHATVFTPGATASITTIEYEPGLLKDIPQVLESLIPFQKNWEHNQTWGDGNGGSHIRAALIGPSLTIPVLGREMMLGTWQQVVLIDHDTRSRNRCVVIQVMGK from the coding sequence ATGCCCAAGACGGATACTGACTGGAAAGTGATGACCAAGGAAATCACAGTACCGACCCGCGGCAAAGATCATATTATTGATGTGACCGAAGCGGTACGTGATCTTGTCCGGAAAAGCGGTGTTGCGGAAGGTCACGCCACTGTGTTTACTCCGGGTGCGACCGCCTCAATCACAACAATTGAATATGAACCCGGTCTGCTTAAAGATATTCCGCAGGTATTGGAGTCTTTGATTCCATTTCAAAAAAACTGGGAGCATAATCAGACCTGGGGGGATGGTAACGGTGGATCGCATATCCGGGCCGCCCTGATTGGGCCGTCACTTACCATTCCGGTACTGGGCCGGGAAATGATGTTGGGAACCTGGCAGCAAGTGGTCTTGATTGATCATGATACCCGCAGCCGGAACCGGTGTGTGGTGATCCAGGTGATGGGAAAATAA
- the guaA gene encoding glutamine-hydrolyzing GMP synthase → MTTAHEEFILVLDFGSQYTQLIARRIRELNIYCEIHPYNIPLEKVKDMHPKGIILSGGPSSVYAEGAPLVDRGLFELGLPILGICYGMQLISHLLGGKVEPSQDREYGFAKLQISAGCDLFAGVQETTQVWMSHGDRLAALPQGFEIVAGTDNAPMAGIADARRRIFGIQFHPEVEHTSEGMTILKNYLYTVCGCSGTWTPASFVEETVARIRKQVGKGKVLCGLSGGVDSAVAAVLLHKAIGDQLTCMLIDNGVLRTGEAELVLSIFKKNYDIRFDLVDATDDFLDDLSGITDPEEKRKRIGKKFIEVFDKESKALGHFEFLAQGTIYPDVIESVSVKGPSATIKSHHNVGGLPDDMRFELVEPLRELFKDEVRRVGLEMGLPEDMVWRHPFPGPGLAIRIIGEVTRERLEVLRKADAILIEEIKTSGNYRNLWQAFAVLLPVKSVGVMGDERTYENVVAIRTVTSVDAMTADWAYLPQEVLGKISNRIINEVKGVNRVVLDISSKPPATIEWE, encoded by the coding sequence GTGACCACTGCACATGAAGAATTTATTCTTGTTTTGGATTTTGGATCTCAATATACCCAACTGATTGCACGGCGTATCCGGGAATTAAATATTTATTGCGAAATTCACCCCTATAATATTCCATTGGAGAAGGTAAAAGATATGCATCCCAAAGGTATTATTTTATCAGGGGGACCTTCCTCAGTTTATGCCGAGGGGGCGCCGCTGGTGGATCGCGGACTATTTGAATTGGGGCTGCCCATTTTGGGGATCTGTTACGGGATGCAATTAATCAGTCACCTGTTGGGTGGGAAAGTGGAACCATCACAGGACCGGGAATATGGATTTGCCAAGTTACAGATCTCCGCAGGTTGTGACCTGTTTGCCGGTGTTCAGGAAACCACCCAGGTATGGATGAGCCACGGTGACCGTCTGGCAGCTTTGCCGCAAGGGTTTGAGATTGTGGCCGGAACAGATAATGCGCCGATGGCGGGGATCGCCGATGCCCGGCGAAGGATTTTTGGTATTCAGTTTCATCCTGAGGTTGAGCATACCAGCGAGGGCATGACCATTCTAAAAAATTATTTGTATACGGTTTGCGGCTGTTCCGGGACCTGGACACCGGCCTCGTTTGTAGAGGAGACCGTGGCGCGAATTCGTAAACAAGTTGGCAAGGGTAAAGTACTTTGCGGTTTGTCCGGCGGGGTTGATTCCGCGGTAGCTGCGGTTTTGCTGCATAAAGCAATCGGGGACCAATTGACGTGTATGTTGATTGACAATGGGGTTCTCCGGACAGGTGAAGCGGAACTGGTTTTGAGTATTTTTAAAAAAAATTATGATATCCGTTTTGATCTGGTGGATGCCACAGACGATTTTTTAGATGATCTTTCGGGCATCACAGATCCCGAAGAGAAAAGAAAACGTATCGGAAAAAAGTTTATTGAGGTATTTGATAAGGAATCCAAAGCATTGGGGCATTTTGAATTTTTGGCCCAGGGGACGATCTATCCGGATGTGATCGAGAGCGTCTCGGTCAAAGGTCCTTCCGCCACCATTAAATCTCATCACAATGTCGGCGGACTTCCCGATGACATGCGTTTTGAGCTGGTTGAACCGCTGCGTGAGTTGTTTAAAGATGAGGTGCGGCGTGTGGGATTGGAAATGGGATTGCCGGAGGACATGGTTTGGCGTCATCCTTTCCCCGGGCCCGGTTTGGCAATTAGGATTATCGGAGAGGTGACGCGTGAACGTCTGGAGGTTTTGCGCAAAGCGGATGCGATTTTGATTGAGGAAATAAAAACCAGCGGCAATTATCGCAATCTCTGGCAGGCATTTGCTGTTTTATTGCCGGTTAAGTCGGTCGGGGTTATGGGGGATGAGCGGACCTATGAAAATGTCGTTGCCATTCGTACGGTGACCAGTGTGGATGCCATGACAGCGGACTGGGCATATCTGCCCCAGGAGGTTCTGGGTAAAATTTCCAACCGGATCATCAATGAGGTCAAAGGTGTCAACCGAGTGGTGCTGGACATCTCCTCCAAGCCGCCTGCAACGATTGAATGGGAATAA